A window of Chitinophaga sp. MM2321 contains these coding sequences:
- the metG gene encoding methionine--tRNA ligase: protein MGKFNRYLITAALPYANGPVHIGHLAGCYLPADIYVRYLRAKKADVKFVCGSDEHGVPITIKAMKENVTPQDIVDKYHKIISDSFAAMGISFDIFARTSDPIHHQTASDFFLKMYNDGLFEEKETEQYFDPEKKVFLADRYIIGTCPKCGNDKAYGDQCERCGSSLSPDELINPHSALSDAVPIKKTTKHWYMPLQNYEPWLKEWLLEGHKEWKNNVYGQCKSWLDNGLQSRAMTRDSNWGIKVPLPDADGKVLYVWFDAPIGYISATKELTPDWADYWCKDDTKLVHFIGKDNIVFHCIIFPAMLKAHGNFVFPENVPANEFLNIEGEKVSTSRNWAVWINDYIQDFPDQQDILRYVLCSTAPETKDNDFTWKDFQDRNNNELVAIFGNFINRTMVLMHKLCGGKVPRLHEEFVEAADKDLVKEFTLSKEKIESSLENYRFREALAEVIDLARKGNQYLQKNEPWKLASAMERIKAGTADPLYTEKDLLMLQGKIDNCLYVCLQLTANLAIFINPFLPFTARKICHMVKVVDRMLEWENAGSDTLLKVGYTLRAPELLFKKVEDDQVKAQVEKLHAGLKKSAAEAAAAAPAPVAEEKAAAPAKPEIQFDDFAKLDLRVGTILSAEKVEKADKLLKLLIDIGTEQRTVVSGIAMHFKPEDIIGKQVTLVANLAPRKMRGIESQGMILMAEDNGKLIFVNPAEAVQPGSGVS from the coding sequence ATGGGAAAATTTAATAGATATTTAATAACTGCGGCACTACCGTATGCCAATGGCCCGGTACATATAGGCCATCTGGCCGGCTGCTATCTGCCTGCAGATATTTATGTAAGATATCTGCGCGCTAAAAAAGCAGATGTAAAATTCGTTTGCGGTTCGGATGAACATGGTGTTCCTATCACCATCAAAGCCATGAAAGAAAATGTAACCCCGCAGGATATTGTGGATAAATACCACAAGATCATCAGCGACAGCTTCGCCGCAATGGGTATCTCTTTCGACATCTTTGCCCGTACCAGTGATCCCATACATCACCAGACAGCTTCGGATTTTTTTCTGAAGATGTATAACGACGGCCTGTTTGAAGAAAAAGAAACAGAACAATATTTTGACCCGGAAAAGAAAGTTTTCCTGGCAGACAGATACATCATCGGTACCTGCCCCAAATGCGGCAATGATAAGGCTTACGGCGATCAGTGCGAACGCTGTGGCAGCTCACTAAGCCCCGATGAACTGATCAACCCGCACTCCGCCCTCAGCGACGCCGTGCCCATAAAGAAAACAACGAAGCACTGGTACATGCCGCTCCAGAACTATGAACCCTGGCTGAAAGAATGGCTGCTGGAAGGTCATAAAGAGTGGAAAAATAACGTATACGGACAGTGTAAAAGCTGGCTGGACAACGGCCTGCAAAGCCGCGCCATGACCCGCGACAGCAACTGGGGGATCAAAGTTCCTTTGCCGGATGCAGACGGAAAAGTACTCTACGTATGGTTTGATGCGCCTATCGGTTATATTTCCGCTACCAAAGAACTCACCCCGGACTGGGCTGACTACTGGTGTAAGGATGATACCAAACTGGTACATTTTATCGGGAAAGATAATATCGTATTTCACTGTATCATTTTCCCCGCTATGCTCAAGGCGCACGGCAATTTCGTTTTCCCGGAAAACGTGCCTGCCAACGAGTTCCTGAATATTGAAGGAGAAAAAGTATCTACCTCCCGCAACTGGGCGGTATGGATAAATGATTATATCCAGGACTTCCCCGATCAGCAGGATATCCTGCGCTATGTACTGTGCAGTACTGCGCCGGAAACAAAAGACAACGACTTCACCTGGAAAGATTTCCAGGACCGCAATAATAATGAGCTGGTAGCCATCTTCGGTAACTTCATCAACCGTACCATGGTGCTGATGCACAAGCTGTGCGGTGGTAAAGTGCCACGGCTACACGAAGAGTTTGTGGAAGCTGCCGACAAAGACCTGGTGAAAGAATTTACCCTTTCCAAAGAAAAGATTGAGAGCAGCCTGGAAAACTACCGTTTCCGGGAAGCCCTGGCGGAAGTTATTGACCTGGCCAGAAAAGGAAACCAGTATTTACAGAAAAATGAGCCCTGGAAACTGGCGTCTGCCATGGAAAGGATCAAAGCGGGTACAGCTGATCCGCTGTATACAGAAAAGGATCTGCTGATGTTGCAGGGCAAAATAGACAACTGTTTGTATGTATGCCTGCAACTTACTGCCAACCTGGCCATCTTTATAAATCCGTTCCTGCCCTTTACCGCCAGAAAAATCTGTCACATGGTGAAAGTGGTGGACCGTATGCTGGAATGGGAAAATGCCGGCAGTGACACCTTGCTGAAAGTAGGCTACACCCTGCGTGCGCCGGAATTGCTCTTCAAAAAAGTGGAAGACGACCAGGTAAAAGCACAGGTAGAAAAACTGCATGCCGGCCTGAAAAAGTCTGCTGCTGAAGCTGCCGCCGCGGCTCCTGCACCCGTTGCAGAAGAAAAAGCTGCTGCACCGGCCAAACCGGAAATCCAGTTCGACGACTTCGCAAAACTGGACCTGCGTGTAGGAACCATCCTGTCTGCAGAAAAAGTAGAGAAGGCTGATAAATTACTGAAACTGCTGATAGACATAGGTACAGAGCAACGTACCGTTGTATCCGGCATTGCTATGCACTTCAAACCGGAAGACATCATTGGCAAACAGGTAACCCTGGTAGCCAACCTGGCGCCCCGCAAAATGCGCGGCATCGAAAGTCAGGGCATGATCCTGATGGCAGAAGATAACGGCAAACTGATCTTTGTAAATCCCGCCGAAGCCGTACAACCCGGTAGTGGTGTGAGTTAA